The Candidatus Caldatribacterium sp. DNA window TTGACTATGCTTGGAAACCTCAAGGAGCTTGTGACTGAGATACTCAATTCCTCCTCTTCCCTGGCCTCCTCAAGTGAAGAAATAGCTTCCTCCATCGACGAAATCTCGAAAGCCACCCAGGAAATCACCAAGACCATCTCTCAGGTTGCAGAAGGCTCCACCCGCCAGAGTGAGGAGCTCCAGAAGATAGGTGAGGAGGCTGCACGGATAGGGAAAGAGAGCGAGAAAATCGCCCAGGCCACCCAGAGGAATCTGGAACTCCTTGCCCTTGTGCAGGAGAACCTCACGAAGAACCGGGAGGCTCTCGAGACAATACGACAAGCCACGGAAAGCACGAAGAAAGAGAGCACAACCACCCGTGGTGAAGCTCAAAAAGGCAAGCAGGCCCTGCAGCGGCTCATCGAGAACGTCTCTTCCATAGCCCGGGTGAGCGAGAGGGTAGCGGAGAGCATTCATATCCTCGAAGAACGTTCTCAGGAAATCGGAAAAATTGTGGACCTCATCACCGGTATCGCGGAACAGACTAACCTCCTCGCTCTCAATGCGGCAATTGAAGCGGCACGAGCGGGAGAGGCAGGACGGGGCTTCGCCGTTGTAGCGGAAGAAGTGCGCAAACTCGCCGAGGAATCTGCAAAGGCAGCAGAACAGATCGGCGCCCTCATTGCGGAGATTCAGAAAGATACCCGGCAGGCAGTCGAGAACATGGAACAGGCACGGAGGGAAGTCGAGGCAGGGAACAAAGAGAGCGAGAACGTGGTTGCAAACTTCAACGAAATCCTTTCGGCCATTGAACGACTTGAAGGAAACATCGAGAAACTTGTCAAGTCTCTGGAGGAAGCCCTTCTGCTCCAGGAAAAGACTCGTCAGAGCGCCGAAGAGGTCATTGCCTTCTCAAGGGACAACGCCACCCTCATTGCCCGGACCACACAAGGGGTACAGAACATCACCGAGAACATCTCTTCCATTGCTGCTGTGGCCGAAGAGAACGCCGCCTCAAGCGAAGAAGTCTCTGCTTCCACGGAAGAACAGAATGCCTCGCTCGAAGAGGTCAACTCCGCCGTACAGGCCCTGGCACAGATGGCCCAGCACCTGCAGAAGCTCGTGGGGCAGTTCAGAGTGTGACAGAAGGCGGGGTTTTCGCCCCGCCTTTTTGTATTGCATTCCTCCCTCTTTTCCGCTAAGATAAAGCTATGTACAACGAGGGGTTTGAGGGGAAAGTTATCGACATCTCCACAGTGCGTTTCTTCCGCTTCTTCAGGCGCCTGGGGGTATAT harbors:
- a CDS encoding HAMP domain-containing protein, whose product is SGIAKVKEIINQVAQGELRVDTRPVEEVASGSDEVAVLARSFLTMLGNLKELVTEILNSSSSLASSSEEIASSIDEISKATQEITKTISQVAEGSTRQSEELQKIGEEAARIGKESEKIAQATQRNLELLALVQENLTKNREALETIRQATESTKKESTTTRGEAQKGKQALQRLIENVSSIARVSERVAESIHILEERSQEIGKIVDLITGIAEQTNLLALNAAIEAARAGEAGRGFAVVAEEVRKLAEESAKAAEQIGALIAEIQKDTRQAVENMEQARREVEAGNKESENVVANFNEILSAIERLEGNIEKLVKSLEEALLLQEKTRQSAEEVIAFSRDNATLIARTTQGVQNITENISSIAAVAEENAASSEEVSASTEEQNASLEEVNSAVQALAQMAQHLQKLVGQFRV